In Phacochoerus africanus isolate WHEZ1 chromosome 2, ROS_Pafr_v1, whole genome shotgun sequence, one DNA window encodes the following:
- the ATOSA gene encoding atos homolog protein A isoform X3: MVFSGNKGLHREDTLDEYFEYDAEEFLVSLALLITEGRTPECSVKGRTESFHCPPAQSCYPVTAKHECSDKLAQCRQARRTRSEVALLWKNNLPIMVEVMLLPDCCYSDDGPTTEGIDLNDPAIKQDALLLERWILEPVPRQSGDRFIEEKTLLLAVRSFVFFSQLSAWLSVSHGAIPRNILYRISAADVDLQWNFSQTPIEHVFPVPNVSHNVALKVSVQSLPRQSNYPVLTCSIHTNIGLYEKRIQENELKTHQHRSSTEEQCSINSSYHLCSKQTWTMAPKSVLLHAKNGTTSEYTTAVKNVKLYPGTGNKSDYETSQGNILGFRGMGDKKSHETSMRTLKSFSVIDSSVSSHQSSWQSVGETNPLIGSLIQERQEVIARIAQHLIHCDSSTSHISGHPLNTQESSSLNSKLFQVSQENENVRKCKDTFSISFGSPELTSSEDTNEGKIRVKPETPRSDGCISNGLHTRHSVGETNPLISSLLQERQDVIARIAQHLEHIDPTASHVPRQSFNTQDSSLLPSKVFRSSYEDKNLLKKNKDDASISISNTKFSLLDDISEGKNLIPNKYFSFLKCNSKVKTSLKPQTGRNLCQENPREIQSTFQETQNKATCLITPSDMSHCKENNLDLTIRLENTFSDCQFKEQEINGEIDKQYSNCNTVDKQICTNKYEDKIITNENCDPESINNHQLDNSKNNDSKVKVTVSGYLNKHEKECSNKDSKKPKPCEQSTQLNSIENYLHKDSEGFKCKKPDQLKNEQNKKEDPIDEKSQNCQRKNIKDCLSTCERLKNTEMLQRTVPFKHSSVWQKHNFHSLDGTSTRAFHPRTGLPLLSSPVPQRKTQSGCFDLDSSLLHLKSLSSKSSRPCLNIEDDPDIHEKPLLSSSAPPITSLSLLGNFEESVLNYRLDPLGIVDGFTAEVGASGVFCPTHLTLPVEVSFYSVSDDNAPSPYMGVITLESLGKRGYRVPPSGTIQVLL; encoded by the exons GTTAATAACAGAAGGACGAACACCTGAATGTTCCGTTAAAGGTCGGACAGAAAGTTTCCATTGCCCTCCAGCACAGTCCTGTTACCCAGTAACTGCTAAACATGAATGTAGTGACAAGCTGGCTCAG TGTCGTCAAGCCAGACGAACTAGGTCTGAGGTGGCATTGTTGTGGAAGAATAACCTTCCAATCATGGTGGAAGTGATGCTACTACCAGACTGCTGCTACAGTGACGATGGACCCACTACAGAAGGAATTGACCTAAATGATCCGGCAATTAAGCAAGATGCATTATTATTAGAAAGATGGATATTGGAGCCAGTTCCTCGACA GAGTGGTGATCGATTTATTGAAGAAAAGACTCTTCTATTGGCTGTCCgctcatttgtgtttttttctcaatTAAGTGCTTGGCTGAGTGTTTCTCATGGTGCTATTCCACGAAATATTCTTTACAG AATCAGTGCTGCCGATGTAGACTTGCAGTGGAATTTTTCACAGACTCCAATTGAACACGTGTTTCCTGTTCCCAATGTTTCTCACAATGTGGCCTTGAAAGTCAGCGTTCAGTCCTTGCCCAGACAATCTAATTATCCGGTTTTGACCTGTAGTATTCACACTAATATTGGCCTTTATGAGAAAAGAATTCAAGAAAATGAACTTAAAACCCATCAGCACCGAAGTTCTACTGAAGAACAATGTAGTATAAACAGTTCATATCATCTGTGTAGCAAACAAACTTGGACCATGGCACCTAAAAGTGTATTATTACATGCAAAAAATGGGAcaacttcagaatatactacagcTGTCAAAAATGTCAAGTTATATCCAGGCACTGGCAATAAATCTGACTATGAAACATCTCAAGGCAATATTCTGGGCTTCAGGGGTATGGGAGATAAAAAGTCACATGAAACATCAATGagaactttaaaatcattttcagtgATTGATTCCAGTGTCTCTAGCCACCAGAGTTCCTGGCAGTCAGTTGGTGAAACTAATCCCTTAATAGGTTCTTTAATTCAGGAGCGACAAGAAGTTATTGCAAGAATAGCTCAGCATTTGATTCATTGTGACTCAAGCACTTCACATATTTCAGGACATCCCCTTAATACACAAGAATCTAGTTCACTTAATTCAAAACTTTTCCAGGTttcacaagaaaatgaaaatgtgagaaaatgtaaagatactttctccatttcttttggtAGTCCAGAGCTTACCTCCTCAGAAGACACCAATGAGGGGAAAATTCGAGTAAAACCAGAAACTCCTCGAAGTGATGGGTGCATTTCTAACGGTCTTCATACTCGTCACTCTGTTGGTGAGACTAATCCTTTGATAAGCTCTTTACTCCAGGAGCGGCAAGATGTTATTGCAAGGATTGCTCAGCACTTGGAGCATATTGATCCAACGGCATCTCATGTGCCCCGGCAGTCATTCAATACGCAGGACTCTAGCTTGCTTCCTTCTAAAGTGTTTAGGAGTTCTTACGAAGACAAAAATTTGTTGAAGAAAAACAAGGATGATGCCTCTATTTCCATTTCTAatacaaaattttctttgttaGATGACATCAGTGAAGGGAAAAACTTAAtacctaataaatattttagctttttaaaatgcaatagtAAGGTCAAGACTTCTTTGAAACCTCAAACAGGAAGAAATTTGTGTCAGGAAAATCCTAGGGAAATCCAAAGTACATTTCAAGAGACACAGAACAAAGCCACTTGTTTAATAACTCCCTCAGATATGTCTCattgcaaagaaaataatttagatttGACAATCAGATtggaaaacacattttctgaCTGTCAATTTAAGGAGCAAGAAATTAATGGTGAAATTGATAAACAGTATTCAAATTGTAACACTGTTGATAAACAGATTTGCACAAATAAGTATgaggacaaaataataacaaatgaaaattgTGATCCAGAGTCTATTAATAATCACCAACTtgataattcaaaaaataatgacTCGAAAGTAAAAGTTACTGTGTCTGGATACTTGAACAAACATGAAAAAGAGTGCTCAAATAAAGACTCAAAAAAGCCTAAACCATGTGAACAAAGTACACAACTCAATAGTATAGAAAATTATCTCCATAAAGATAGTGAAGGTTTCAAATGCAAAAAGCCAGACCagttaaaaaatgaacagaataagAAAGAAGATCCAATTgatgaaaaatctcaaaactgtcagagaaagaatataaaagactGTTTGTCTACGTGTGAACGACTGAAAAATACAGAGATGTTG CAGAGAACGGTACCATTTAAACATTCAAGTGTCTGGCAGAAACataattttcattctttggaTGGAACCTCAACCAGAGCCTTTCATCCTCGAACTGGATTGCCTCTTCTTTCAAGTCCT GTTCCTCAAAGAAAGACACAGTCAGGTTGCTTTGATCTGGATTCTTCATTACTACATCTGAAAAGCTTATCATCTAAAag ttctcGACCATGTTTAAACATTGAAGATGATCCAGATATTCATGAAAAACCACTTCTGAGTTCTAGTGCTCCACCTATAACAAGTCTTAGTCTCTTAGGAAATTTTGAG GAATCTGTCTTGAACTATCGTTTAGATCCTCTCGGCATTGTTGATGGTTTTACTGCCGAGGTAGGGGCAAGTGGTGTTTTCTGCCCCACTCATTTGACTCTTCCAGTTGAAGTGTCATTCTACAGTGTTTCTGATGATAATGCTCCCTCTCCTTATAtg GGTGTGATTACTTTAGAGTCCCTTGGTAAAAGGGGTTATCGAGTACCTCCTTCAGGAACAATACAAGTG CTCTTGTGA
- the ATOSA gene encoding atos homolog protein A isoform X4, giving the protein MVFSGNKGLHREDTLDEYFEYDAEEFLVSLALLITEGRTPECSVKGRTESFHCPPAQSCYPVTAKHECSDKLAQCRQARRTRSEVALLWKNNLPIMVEVMLLPDCCYSDDGPTTEGIDLNDPAIKQDALLLERWILEPVPRQSGDRFIEEKTLLLAVRSFVFFSQLSAWLSVSHGAIPRNILYRISAADVDLQWNFSQTPIEHVFPVPNVSHNVALKVSVQSLPRQSNYPVLTCSIHTNIGLYEKRIQENELKTHQHRSSTEEQCSINSSYHLCSKQTWTMAPKSVLLHAKNGTTSEYTTAVKNVKLYPGTGNKSDYETSQGNILGFRGMGDKKSHETSMRTLKSFSVIDSSVSSHQSSWQSVGETNPLIGSLIQERQEVIARIAQHLIHCDSSTSHISGHPLNTQESSSLNSKLFQVSQENENVRKCKDTFSISFGSPELTSSEDTNEGKIRVKPETPRSDGCISNGLHTRHSVGETNPLISSLLQERQDVIARIAQHLEHIDPTASHVPRQSFNTQDSSLLPSKVFRSSYEDKNLLKKNKDDASISISNTKFSLLDDISEGKNLIPNKYFSFLKCNSKVKTSLKPQTGRNLCQENPREIQSTFQETQNKATCLITPSDMSHCKENNLDLTIRLENTFSDCQFKEQEINGEIDKQYSNCNTVDKQICTNKYEDKIITNENCDPESINNHQLDNSKNNDSKVKVTVSGYLNKHEKECSNKDSKKPKPCEQSTQLNSIENYLHKDSEGFKCKKPDQLKNEQNKKEDPIDEKSQNCQRKNIKDCLSTCERLKNTEMLQRTVPFKHSSVWQKHNFHSLDGTSTRAFHPRTGLPLLSSPVPQRKTQSGCFDLDSSLLHLKSLSSKSSRPCLNIEDDPDIHEKPLLSSSAPPITSLSLLGNFE; this is encoded by the exons GTTAATAACAGAAGGACGAACACCTGAATGTTCCGTTAAAGGTCGGACAGAAAGTTTCCATTGCCCTCCAGCACAGTCCTGTTACCCAGTAACTGCTAAACATGAATGTAGTGACAAGCTGGCTCAG TGTCGTCAAGCCAGACGAACTAGGTCTGAGGTGGCATTGTTGTGGAAGAATAACCTTCCAATCATGGTGGAAGTGATGCTACTACCAGACTGCTGCTACAGTGACGATGGACCCACTACAGAAGGAATTGACCTAAATGATCCGGCAATTAAGCAAGATGCATTATTATTAGAAAGATGGATATTGGAGCCAGTTCCTCGACA GAGTGGTGATCGATTTATTGAAGAAAAGACTCTTCTATTGGCTGTCCgctcatttgtgtttttttctcaatTAAGTGCTTGGCTGAGTGTTTCTCATGGTGCTATTCCACGAAATATTCTTTACAG AATCAGTGCTGCCGATGTAGACTTGCAGTGGAATTTTTCACAGACTCCAATTGAACACGTGTTTCCTGTTCCCAATGTTTCTCACAATGTGGCCTTGAAAGTCAGCGTTCAGTCCTTGCCCAGACAATCTAATTATCCGGTTTTGACCTGTAGTATTCACACTAATATTGGCCTTTATGAGAAAAGAATTCAAGAAAATGAACTTAAAACCCATCAGCACCGAAGTTCTACTGAAGAACAATGTAGTATAAACAGTTCATATCATCTGTGTAGCAAACAAACTTGGACCATGGCACCTAAAAGTGTATTATTACATGCAAAAAATGGGAcaacttcagaatatactacagcTGTCAAAAATGTCAAGTTATATCCAGGCACTGGCAATAAATCTGACTATGAAACATCTCAAGGCAATATTCTGGGCTTCAGGGGTATGGGAGATAAAAAGTCACATGAAACATCAATGagaactttaaaatcattttcagtgATTGATTCCAGTGTCTCTAGCCACCAGAGTTCCTGGCAGTCAGTTGGTGAAACTAATCCCTTAATAGGTTCTTTAATTCAGGAGCGACAAGAAGTTATTGCAAGAATAGCTCAGCATTTGATTCATTGTGACTCAAGCACTTCACATATTTCAGGACATCCCCTTAATACACAAGAATCTAGTTCACTTAATTCAAAACTTTTCCAGGTttcacaagaaaatgaaaatgtgagaaaatgtaaagatactttctccatttcttttggtAGTCCAGAGCTTACCTCCTCAGAAGACACCAATGAGGGGAAAATTCGAGTAAAACCAGAAACTCCTCGAAGTGATGGGTGCATTTCTAACGGTCTTCATACTCGTCACTCTGTTGGTGAGACTAATCCTTTGATAAGCTCTTTACTCCAGGAGCGGCAAGATGTTATTGCAAGGATTGCTCAGCACTTGGAGCATATTGATCCAACGGCATCTCATGTGCCCCGGCAGTCATTCAATACGCAGGACTCTAGCTTGCTTCCTTCTAAAGTGTTTAGGAGTTCTTACGAAGACAAAAATTTGTTGAAGAAAAACAAGGATGATGCCTCTATTTCCATTTCTAatacaaaattttctttgttaGATGACATCAGTGAAGGGAAAAACTTAAtacctaataaatattttagctttttaaaatgcaatagtAAGGTCAAGACTTCTTTGAAACCTCAAACAGGAAGAAATTTGTGTCAGGAAAATCCTAGGGAAATCCAAAGTACATTTCAAGAGACACAGAACAAAGCCACTTGTTTAATAACTCCCTCAGATATGTCTCattgcaaagaaaataatttagatttGACAATCAGATtggaaaacacattttctgaCTGTCAATTTAAGGAGCAAGAAATTAATGGTGAAATTGATAAACAGTATTCAAATTGTAACACTGTTGATAAACAGATTTGCACAAATAAGTATgaggacaaaataataacaaatgaaaattgTGATCCAGAGTCTATTAATAATCACCAACTtgataattcaaaaaataatgacTCGAAAGTAAAAGTTACTGTGTCTGGATACTTGAACAAACATGAAAAAGAGTGCTCAAATAAAGACTCAAAAAAGCCTAAACCATGTGAACAAAGTACACAACTCAATAGTATAGAAAATTATCTCCATAAAGATAGTGAAGGTTTCAAATGCAAAAAGCCAGACCagttaaaaaatgaacagaataagAAAGAAGATCCAATTgatgaaaaatctcaaaactgtcagagaaagaatataaaagactGTTTGTCTACGTGTGAACGACTGAAAAATACAGAGATGTTG CAGAGAACGGTACCATTTAAACATTCAAGTGTCTGGCAGAAACataattttcattctttggaTGGAACCTCAACCAGAGCCTTTCATCCTCGAACTGGATTGCCTCTTCTTTCAAGTCCT GTTCCTCAAAGAAAGACACAGTCAGGTTGCTTTGATCTGGATTCTTCATTACTACATCTGAAAAGCTTATCATCTAAAag ttctcGACCATGTTTAAACATTGAAGATGATCCAGATATTCATGAAAAACCACTTCTGAGTTCTAGTGCTCCACCTATAACAAGTCTTAGTCTCTTAGGAAATTTTGAG TGA